A region from the Prochlorococcus sp. MIT 0603 genome encodes:
- the tsaB gene encoding tRNA (adenosine(37)-N6)-threonylcarbamoyltransferase complex dimerization subunit type 1 TsaB — MNLRQNKHLISEDSQYLLALHSSTEDFGVGLIQLNAPEKIFKTSTFKMGKNLSNHMFYCIKELLPYTSWKQISRLAVATGPGGFTGTRLTIILARTISQQLNCPIDGISSFKIMAPRLANELSLTNKDESFWITHSLKRRGVVAGKYILIKNNNDPEDVNIEEVEKPHLIKDNTKISPSIEAKEDIGKDIKNLIKLSLKSHEENKESKWNNVLPIYPTSPVDNNK, encoded by the coding sequence ATGAATCTAAGACAAAATAAACATCTCATTAGTGAAGATTCTCAATACTTATTAGCTTTGCATAGTTCCACTGAGGATTTTGGAGTGGGATTAATTCAGCTAAACGCTCCTGAAAAAATATTTAAGACCTCAACTTTTAAAATGGGAAAAAATCTATCAAATCATATGTTTTATTGCATAAAAGAACTTTTGCCGTATACATCATGGAAACAGATTTCACGATTAGCAGTTGCAACTGGTCCAGGAGGTTTTACAGGTACAAGATTAACAATAATACTAGCAAGAACAATATCTCAGCAATTAAATTGTCCAATAGATGGTATAAGTAGTTTCAAAATCATGGCACCTAGGCTGGCAAATGAATTAAGTCTTACCAACAAAGATGAATCGTTTTGGATAACACATTCACTGAAACGTCGTGGGGTAGTGGCTGGCAAATATATTTTAATTAAAAATAATAATGATCCAGAAGATGTAAATATAGAAGAAGTTGAAAAGCCTCATCTAATAAAAGATAATACAAAGATTTCACCATCAATAGAAGCAAAAGAAGATATAGGAAAAGACATTAAAAATCTTATCAAGCTAAGCTTGAAATCACATGAAGAAAATAAAGAAAGTAAGTGGAATAATGTTTTACCAATCTATCCAACATCTCCTGTAGATAATAATAAATGA
- a CDS encoding phytoene synthase has product MNIENSVSLNNAYELCGKETAKWAKTFYLGTLLLPPIKRKAIWAIYVWCRRTDELMDSEEAQQLSKSQLSDRLDQWELRTREIFKGNINDELDSVLADTIENFPQTIDPYLDMIEGQRMDLEKTRYSTFEELELYCYRVAGTVGLMTQNVMGIDPAYTNAPWSARPDTSKAAVALGIANQLTNILRDVGEDRSRGRIYLPQEDLQKFGYSEEDLMQGKINAEWKELMAFQLKRAREWFSISEEGVKWLSADARWPVWTSLRLYRGILNSIERLDYDVFNNRAYVSQFMKFIELPISFLIAQTR; this is encoded by the coding sequence ATGAATATTGAAAATTCAGTAAGCCTCAATAATGCCTATGAATTATGTGGGAAAGAGACAGCTAAATGGGCTAAAACATTTTATTTAGGAACACTTCTTCTTCCTCCAATTAAACGTAAAGCAATTTGGGCGATATATGTATGGTGCAGAAGAACGGATGAACTAATGGATAGCGAAGAAGCTCAACAACTCTCGAAATCTCAATTATCAGATCGACTGGATCAATGGGAATTACGAACTAGGGAAATCTTCAAAGGAAATATAAATGATGAATTAGACAGTGTTTTGGCAGATACTATAGAAAACTTCCCACAAACAATTGATCCATATTTAGACATGATCGAAGGACAAAGAATGGATTTAGAGAAAACAAGATATTCAACTTTTGAGGAGCTTGAACTTTATTGCTACAGAGTTGCAGGCACTGTAGGTCTTATGACACAAAATGTTATGGGCATAGACCCCGCATACACAAATGCGCCTTGGAGTGCTCGACCTGACACATCTAAAGCAGCTGTAGCTCTTGGGATCGCAAATCAATTAACCAATATTTTAAGAGATGTTGGTGAAGATAGATCTAGAGGCCGGATATATTTACCTCAAGAGGATTTACAAAAATTTGGGTATTCTGAAGAAGATCTAATGCAAGGAAAAATTAATGCTGAGTGGAAAGAACTTATGGCATTCCAGTTAAAGCGAGCAAGAGAATGGTTTTCGATATCAGAGGAAGGAGTAAAATGGCTTTCCGCGGACGCAAGATGGCCTGTATGGACATCGCTTAGGCTCTACAGGGGGATTCTAAACTCAATAGAAAGACTCGATTATGATGTTTTTAATAACAGAGCTTATGTAAGTCAATTCATGAAATTCATAGAACTACCTATAAGCTTTCTAATCGCACAAACAAGATAA
- the fabD gene encoding ACP S-malonyltransferase, whose amino-acid sequence MTIAWAFPGQGSQKAEMADAVISLKGGLERFELASSILGRDLLEICRGTNQSDADLDDLNDTRNTQPAMFVVQSLLIDDLKRQGRKPSFVAGHSLGEFAALYAAEVFDLNTALLLLQTRSELMAAAGGGAMTAVLGFDRNQLEDLISNTDGVVVANDNSSEQVVLSGTPHAVELVASNLNCKRAVPLKVSGAFHSPFMENASNAFSLKLDQALFHDGIIPVLSNADPIPSKSGDLLKKRLKQQMTTGVRWRETMTTLQNEGITIFVEIGPGKVLSGLAKRSINGISLNQVSSATDLGY is encoded by the coding sequence ATGACAATTGCTTGGGCGTTCCCTGGACAAGGTTCTCAAAAAGCTGAGATGGCTGATGCAGTTATTTCTCTTAAAGGAGGATTAGAAAGGTTTGAATTAGCTTCATCAATATTGGGGAGAGATTTGCTTGAGATTTGTCGTGGGACTAATCAGTCCGATGCTGACCTTGATGATTTGAATGACACACGCAATACTCAGCCCGCTATGTTTGTAGTTCAGTCATTGTTGATAGATGATTTAAAAAGGCAAGGACGAAAGCCTAGTTTTGTTGCGGGTCATAGTTTGGGTGAGTTTGCAGCTCTTTATGCTGCCGAGGTATTTGACCTCAATACAGCATTGCTTTTGCTCCAGACTCGTTCTGAGTTGATGGCGGCTGCAGGAGGAGGCGCTATGACTGCAGTATTAGGTTTTGATCGTAATCAACTTGAAGATTTGATTTCTAATACAGATGGAGTGGTTGTTGCTAATGATAATAGTTCTGAGCAAGTTGTTTTATCTGGTACACCTCATGCTGTGGAGTTAGTTGCTTCAAATCTGAATTGCAAGAGAGCCGTCCCTTTAAAAGTTTCTGGTGCGTTTCATTCCCCTTTTATGGAGAATGCTTCCAATGCTTTTTCTCTTAAGTTGGATCAGGCCCTTTTTCATGATGGAATTATTCCTGTTTTAAGTAATGCTGACCCAATCCCTTCAAAAAGTGGTGATTTGCTTAAGAAAAGGTTGAAACAGCAAATGACTACAGGAGTTCGATGGAGGGAGACTATGACAACTTTGCAAAACGAAGGTATAACTATTTTTGTAGAAATAGGTCCTGGAAAAGTATTGAGTGGCCTTGCAAAAAGATCAATTAATGGGATTTCCTTGAACCAAGTTTCATCTGCAACTGATTTAGGATATTAA
- a CDS encoding NAD(P)H-quinone oxidoreductase subunit M, producing the protein MSNPLLKCTTRHVRIFTAIQEQNNLIEDDSHLTLDIDPDNEFLWCQESIEKVRTRFSELVAAQANKELSDYSLRKIGTDLESYMRKMLQAGELTYNPECRVLNYSMGLPRTPDLL; encoded by the coding sequence ATGTCCAATCCTCTCCTTAAATGCACCACAAGGCATGTTCGGATTTTCACAGCTATTCAGGAGCAAAATAATTTAATTGAAGATGACTCTCATTTGACACTTGATATAGACCCTGACAATGAGTTCCTTTGGTGTCAGGAATCCATAGAGAAAGTAAGAACTCGATTTAGTGAATTGGTTGCTGCTCAAGCTAATAAGGAATTAAGCGATTATTCTCTTAGAAAGATTGGTACTGACCTTGAGTCGTATATGCGAAAAATGCTTCAAGCAGGAGAGCTAACTTACAACCCAGAATGTCGAGTACTAAATTATTCAATGGGACTACCTAGAACCCCAGATTTATTGTGA
- a CDS encoding beta-ketoacyl-ACP synthase III yields the protein MTGYPSTVFGVSLVGSGSATPAQKITNDEMALRVETNDEWVRTRTGIRARRIIGPEESLTSLCVNAAQSALDMAGWNAESVDMVLVATSTPDDLFGMAPKVQGELGAINSVAFDLTAACSGFLFAFVTAAQFLKNGSFKRALIIGADQLSGWMDWNDRSSCVLFGDGAGAIAIEATVNGSDSLIGFKVKSDGARGDCLNLHQKRDFVPLLGSYQYQKGGFSNVQMNGQEVYKFAVREVPSLLKEVLETYGVPYESIDWLLLHQANQRILNAVADRFSIPYHKVLSNLEHYGNTSAGTIPIMLDEAVRDGRIQPGNLIAASGFGAGLSWGVALFRWDGPS from the coding sequence TTGACTGGTTATCCCTCAACTGTTTTCGGAGTGTCTTTAGTAGGCAGCGGTAGTGCAACTCCAGCACAGAAGATTACTAATGATGAGATGGCTTTACGTGTTGAGACTAATGACGAATGGGTTAGAACAAGAACAGGTATTCGAGCAAGGAGAATAATTGGCCCAGAAGAATCTCTGACTTCTCTTTGTGTCAATGCTGCACAATCAGCTTTAGACATGGCTGGATGGAATGCAGAGTCTGTAGATATGGTTTTGGTTGCCACTTCTACGCCAGATGATTTGTTTGGGATGGCTCCCAAAGTGCAAGGTGAATTAGGTGCTATTAATTCTGTAGCTTTTGATTTGACAGCAGCTTGTAGTGGTTTTTTGTTTGCTTTTGTAACGGCAGCACAATTTTTAAAAAATGGATCTTTTAAAAGAGCCTTGATTATTGGCGCAGATCAATTAAGTGGATGGATGGATTGGAATGATCGAAGTAGTTGTGTTCTTTTTGGAGATGGTGCAGGTGCAATCGCTATAGAAGCTACCGTGAATGGATCGGATTCTTTAATTGGATTTAAGGTTAAGTCAGATGGCGCACGTGGAGATTGTTTAAATCTTCATCAAAAAAGAGATTTTGTTCCCTTACTTGGTTCTTATCAATATCAAAAAGGTGGGTTCTCAAATGTTCAGATGAATGGTCAGGAAGTTTATAAATTTGCTGTTCGAGAAGTACCTTCTCTTCTCAAAGAGGTATTAGAAACTTATGGAGTTCCTTATGAATCAATTGATTGGCTGCTTTTGCATCAAGCTAACCAAAGAATTTTAAATGCTGTAGCTGATCGTTTCTCAATTCCTTATCACAAGGTTTTAAGTAACCTTGAACATTATGGGAACACATCAGCAGGGACAATTCCAATAATGCTTGATGAAGCTGTGAGAGATGGAAGAATTCAGCCTGGTAACTTAATTGCTGCTAGTGGTTTTGGTGCTGGATTGAGTTGGGGAGTTGCTTTATTTAGATGGGATGGTCCATCCTAG
- a CDS encoding CCA tRNA nucleotidyltransferase, whose product MTSRSDNPTDTEINRSLLVKRLLKRLKPDKWPFNLDDLPEGSVLVGGSIRDILLNKQYMTHDLDFVLPKHSIDTCIKLAQKYGGKAIVLDPKRDIARYVFKEWKIDLASQIGKNLKEDLLARDFTINAIALRWFPVLEVLDPSGGLEDLFNKKLVAIAEKNILEDPLRILRGVRLISEFNFAIDHQTQELLKKNATLLKGVASERIKVEIERLIQGNWADDAIRFLIKLDLLKDPWRGSYYPYVSDCVSLKNVSSFSPNELKLALPLVRLTYLLSEEGLVDLGFSRKIIKSCNFLRFWHHKYDDLGYTGLNEVERLQLHMDLENHLPALILLLSSDDQQIWLERWRDPLDPLFHPSSPINGNALKETFQVKEGPVIGKLIYLLTKERAFGRLQKLEEAFTLARYWLEHN is encoded by the coding sequence ATGACTTCCAGATCTGATAATCCAACTGACACTGAGATTAATAGATCATTGCTTGTAAAGCGTCTTTTGAAACGTTTGAAGCCTGACAAATGGCCTTTTAATCTTGATGATCTTCCTGAAGGAAGTGTTCTAGTAGGCGGTTCAATACGAGATATATTGCTGAACAAGCAATATATGACCCATGATTTAGATTTTGTTTTACCTAAACACTCTATTGATACTTGTATAAAGCTTGCACAAAAGTATGGTGGTAAAGCAATAGTCCTTGACCCTAAAAGAGATATAGCAAGATATGTTTTTAAAGAATGGAAAATTGACTTAGCTAGTCAGATTGGTAAGAATTTGAAAGAGGATTTGTTGGCAAGAGATTTTACTATTAATGCAATAGCATTGAGGTGGTTTCCTGTACTAGAAGTACTAGATCCTTCAGGTGGTCTTGAGGATCTATTTAATAAAAAGCTTGTAGCAATTGCTGAAAAGAATATCTTGGAGGACCCATTAAGAATTCTTCGTGGAGTGCGACTAATTTCAGAGTTCAATTTTGCAATTGATCATCAAACTCAAGAGTTGCTTAAAAAAAATGCAACTCTTTTAAAAGGAGTTGCATCAGAACGGATTAAAGTTGAAATTGAAAGATTAATCCAAGGAAACTGGGCTGATGATGCAATACGATTTTTAATTAAATTAGATTTGTTAAAAGATCCTTGGCGTGGAAGTTATTATCCATACGTATCAGATTGTGTATCTTTAAAAAATGTTTCTTCTTTTTCACCTAACGAATTAAAGCTAGCCTTGCCTTTAGTTCGTCTTACCTATTTATTAAGTGAGGAAGGGTTGGTTGATTTAGGCTTCAGTAGGAAAATCATAAAAAGTTGTAATTTTCTTAGGTTCTGGCATCACAAATATGATGACCTTGGGTATACCGGGCTTAATGAAGTTGAACGCTTACAGTTACATATGGATTTAGAAAACCATTTGCCTGCATTGATTCTCCTTCTTTCTAGTGATGATCAGCAAATCTGGTTGGAACGATGGAGAGATCCTTTAGACCCCCTTTTCCACCCTTCTTCTCCGATCAATGGAAATGCTTTAAAAGAGACTTTTCAGGTTAAAGAAGGTCCTGTAATTGGGAAGTTAATATATCTTCTTACAAAGGAAAGAGCCTTTGGCCGCTTGCAGAAATTGGAAGAAGCTTTTACATTAGCTCGTTACTGGTTGGAACATAACTAA
- the plsX gene encoding phosphate acyltransferase PlsX, with product MEKDSRSKSSRSKAIRRLVIWYRRNAAVTSLVDTAASSASAAGNVAGSVVSGAGSMARNTLDPLVFDPLRRLQGAQNDFDKPSPQEERLWVAVDGMGGDNAPGPILDGCLKAIERLPLCIKFVGESHKVLESAEQMGLTDLLNLAIKEGYLELIASGPSVGMNEEATVVRKKRDASINLAMDLVKKGEALAVYSAGNSGALMAAAIFRLGRLSGIDRPAIGALFPTKDPEQPVMVLDVGANMDCKPAYLHQFALLGNIYSRDVLQVKQPRIGLLNIGEEECKGNDLSLRAYELMSSEERFHFVGNCEGRDVLSGDFDVVVCDGFTGNVLLKFLESVGGVLLDVLRAELPRGRRGKVGSAFLRNNLKRIKKRLDHAEHGGALLLGVNGICVIGHGSSKALSVVSALRIAHSAANHGVMDDLAELQSPKSVT from the coding sequence GTGGAAAAGGATTCTCGCTCTAAAAGTAGTAGGTCTAAGGCTATTAGAAGATTAGTGATTTGGTATCGGCGAAATGCTGCTGTCACTTCTTTGGTTGATACAGCAGCTAGTTCTGCTTCTGCCGCAGGTAACGTAGCAGGTTCGGTTGTATCAGGCGCAGGCTCAATGGCGCGAAATACTCTTGATCCACTTGTTTTTGACCCTTTAAGGAGGCTACAGGGCGCGCAAAATGATTTCGACAAGCCTTCCCCGCAGGAGGAAAGACTTTGGGTGGCAGTTGATGGGATGGGCGGAGATAATGCTCCAGGCCCTATTCTGGACGGTTGCCTCAAAGCGATAGAGCGTCTCCCACTTTGTATTAAGTTTGTTGGCGAATCTCATAAAGTTCTTGAGTCTGCCGAACAAATGGGACTTACAGATCTTTTAAATCTTGCAATTAAAGAAGGTTATTTAGAACTTATTGCAAGTGGCCCATCCGTTGGGATGAATGAGGAGGCCACTGTGGTTAGAAAAAAACGAGATGCAAGCATTAATCTTGCAATGGACTTAGTCAAGAAAGGCGAAGCGTTGGCTGTTTATTCCGCAGGTAATTCAGGTGCATTAATGGCAGCAGCAATCTTCCGTTTAGGCCGCCTATCAGGAATTGATAGGCCTGCAATAGGTGCTTTGTTTCCTACTAAGGATCCAGAACAACCAGTTATGGTTTTAGATGTTGGGGCAAATATGGATTGCAAGCCTGCTTATTTGCATCAATTTGCATTATTAGGGAACATATATTCTCGTGATGTATTGCAGGTTAAGCAACCAAGAATTGGTTTACTCAATATTGGAGAAGAAGAATGCAAAGGTAATGATCTTTCTCTTCGAGCCTATGAGTTAATGAGTTCAGAAGAACGTTTTCACTTTGTTGGTAACTGTGAAGGTAGAGATGTTCTTTCTGGAGATTTTGATGTAGTTGTATGTGATGGATTTACAGGAAATGTTTTGCTTAAATTTCTTGAGTCGGTTGGTGGTGTTTTATTAGATGTTTTGCGAGCAGAGTTACCAAGAGGGAGGCGCGGAAAAGTTGGTTCGGCTTTTCTGCGAAATAATCTTAAAAGAATTAAAAAACGTTTGGATCATGCTGAGCATGGGGGAGCACTCTTGCTAGGGGTCAATGGCATTTGTGTCATTGGGCATGGGAGCAGCAAGGCTTTATCAGTTGTTAGTGCTCTCAGAATTGCACATTCCGCAGCTAACCATGGAGTTATGGACGATTTAGCTGAGCTTCAAAGTCCTAAATCAGTGACTTAG
- the pds gene encoding 15-cis-phytoene desaturase has product MRVAIAGAGLAGLSCAKYLADQGHTPIIFEARDVLGGKIAAWKDEEGDWYETGLHIFFGAYPNMLQLFKELGIEDRLQWKSHSMIFNQPEEPGTYSRFDFPDLPAPINGIAAILKNNDMLTISEKVSFGLGLIPAMLRGQEYVEECDSMSWSEWLRSRNIPERVNKEVFIAMSKALNFINPDEISSTVLLTALNRFLQEKNGSKMAFLDGAPPERLCQPIVDHIKSLGGEIYMNSALRSINLNDDSSVKSFSINKTKEGITEEFFADAYVSALPVDLFKLLIPEAWKSIDSFSKLEGLRGVPVINIHLWFDKKLTDIDHLLFSRSSLLSVYADMSITCKEYEDPHRSMLELVFAPAKDWIHKSDEDIIEATMNELKKLFPIHFTGENKTGLRKYKVVKTPLSVYKSTPGCQKLRPNQETPISNFFLSGDYTMQRYLASMEGAVLSGKLCADKVNKSTEKLFNSQTKNPL; this is encoded by the coding sequence ATGCGTGTTGCCATTGCTGGAGCTGGTCTAGCAGGACTTTCATGTGCAAAATACTTGGCTGACCAAGGGCACACACCGATTATTTTTGAAGCTCGCGATGTACTTGGGGGCAAAATAGCCGCCTGGAAAGATGAAGAAGGAGACTGGTATGAAACAGGTCTTCATATTTTCTTTGGTGCATATCCAAACATGCTTCAACTTTTTAAAGAATTAGGAATTGAAGACAGACTTCAATGGAAAAGTCATTCAATGATTTTCAATCAACCTGAAGAGCCAGGAACATATAGTCGTTTTGATTTCCCTGATCTGCCTGCGCCAATAAATGGAATTGCAGCAATATTAAAAAATAATGACATGCTCACCATTTCAGAAAAAGTCTCGTTTGGCTTGGGACTGATCCCAGCCATGCTTCGTGGGCAAGAGTATGTTGAAGAATGTGACTCAATGTCTTGGAGTGAATGGCTACGTTCTCGCAATATTCCAGAGAGAGTTAATAAAGAAGTATTTATTGCTATGAGCAAAGCACTCAATTTTATAAACCCTGACGAGATTTCTTCAACTGTATTACTAACTGCTTTAAATAGATTTTTACAAGAAAAAAATGGATCTAAAATGGCATTTCTTGATGGAGCACCGCCAGAAAGATTATGCCAACCAATTGTTGATCATATTAAATCACTAGGTGGTGAGATTTATATGAATAGTGCTTTAAGAAGTATCAATCTTAATGATGACTCAAGTGTAAAAAGTTTTAGCATAAATAAAACAAAAGAAGGTATTACGGAAGAATTTTTTGCCGATGCTTATGTAAGTGCTTTGCCAGTAGATTTATTCAAGCTTCTTATACCTGAAGCTTGGAAATCAATAGATTCATTTAGTAAATTAGAAGGTCTAAGAGGAGTGCCAGTAATAAATATTCATCTTTGGTTTGATAAAAAACTTACGGATATTGATCATTTACTATTTAGTCGCTCATCTTTGTTAAGTGTATATGCTGATATGAGTATAACTTGTAAAGAATATGAAGATCCCCATAGATCAATGTTAGAGCTTGTTTTTGCACCTGCTAAAGATTGGATACATAAAAGTGATGAAGATATAATTGAAGCCACTATGAATGAATTAAAAAAACTCTTCCCTATACATTTCACTGGTGAAAATAAGACTGGGTTAAGAAAGTACAAAGTTGTCAAAACACCACTGTCTGTCTATAAATCTACACCTGGCTGTCAAAAACTTAGGCCAAATCAAGAAACTCCTATTAGCAATTTCTTCCTTTCAGGTGATTACACCATGCAACGATATCTTGCATCTATGGAAGGAGCTGTACTGAGTGGAAAACTTTGTGCTGATAAAGTTAATAAATCCACGGAAAAATTATTTAACTCCCAAACCAAAAACCCACTTTAA
- a CDS encoding lysophospholipid acyltransferase family protein, translating to MNRTTKIAIPQPSFIYRLVSYFFVFPLYRILFRGRTFGNQNVPLSGPLVVVANHGSHLDPPFLGHALGRPVAFMAKEELFQIPFLSFVIRACGAYPVSRGASDREALRVATARLNSGWATGVFLDGTRQNNGRVNKPMAGAALLSARTGSAILPVAIINSHKALRKGFAFPRFIPIHLRIGQVILPPASRKKVDLEQTTRELQLSINSMIDKGLVD from the coding sequence TTGAATAGAACCACTAAGATTGCCATCCCTCAACCAAGTTTTATCTATAGATTGGTTAGTTATTTTTTCGTTTTCCCACTTTATAGAATTTTGTTTAGGGGCCGAACTTTTGGCAATCAAAATGTTCCACTTTCTGGTCCTTTAGTTGTAGTAGCTAACCATGGTTCTCATCTTGATCCTCCATTTTTAGGACATGCTTTAGGAAGGCCAGTTGCATTTATGGCAAAAGAAGAACTTTTTCAAATACCATTTCTTTCTTTCGTAATTAGAGCATGCGGAGCATATCCTGTTAGTAGAGGTGCAAGTGATAGAGAGGCTTTAAGAGTTGCGACTGCCCGATTGAATTCAGGCTGGGCAACAGGAGTTTTTTTAGATGGTACGCGTCAAAACAATGGTCGAGTTAATAAACCTATGGCAGGGGCTGCGTTGCTGTCTGCACGCACTGGCTCCGCGATTCTTCCAGTTGCAATAATTAATAGCCATAAAGCTCTTAGAAAGGGTTTTGCTTTTCCTCGGTTCATCCCAATTCATTTACGAATAGGTCAAGTGATTCTCCCGCCTGCAAGTCGCAAAAAAGTTGATCTGGAGCAAACCACTCGTGAGCTTCAGTTGTCTATTAATTCAATGATTGATAAGGGGCTTGTAGACTAA
- a CDS encoding Ycf34 family protein, protein MCICVDCKWVDRCKAYHAVERQHGVNHLNLKPDFEPTDPVIHISLMDPPQGNTEIEWDVQACKSFDIDSGRWLRLRPNEKIPS, encoded by the coding sequence ATGTGTATATGTGTTGACTGCAAATGGGTAGATCGATGCAAGGCTTATCACGCTGTTGAAAGACAGCATGGAGTAAATCACTTGAATTTGAAACCAGATTTTGAGCCAACAGATCCAGTAATCCATATCAGTTTGATGGATCCACCTCAGGGAAACACAGAAATTGAATGGGATGTACAAGCTTGCAAAAGTTTTGATATAGATAGTGGGCGATGGTTACGTTTGCGTCCAAATGAAAAAATCCCTTCATGA
- a CDS encoding DUF3172 domain-containing protein: MNTGTIAVLAGVLVLGVGIGSAITSTTQGGSGNIASQQQLDMAVPDPEFCRQWGASAFVIDIEMYTTLNPSTSFVTQPALQPGCVIRRENWSLLQKQGAITNEDVRECKQRMNTFAYIGSIRDKPIVRCVYQADVNDNKFIIKGVEEEGIRVNQEAIQF; the protein is encoded by the coding sequence ATGAATACAGGTACTATTGCTGTTCTTGCAGGTGTACTGGTTTTAGGTGTTGGAATTGGTAGTGCTATTACAAGCACTACTCAAGGTGGTTCAGGCAATATTGCTAGTCAGCAGCAATTGGATATGGCTGTCCCAGATCCTGAATTTTGTAGACAGTGGGGTGCCAGTGCTTTTGTAATTGATATAGAGATGTATACAACACTGAATCCTTCAACTAGCTTTGTAACACAACCAGCATTACAGCCTGGTTGTGTTATCAGGAGAGAGAACTGGTCTCTTTTGCAAAAGCAAGGAGCAATTACTAATGAGGATGTTCGAGAATGTAAGCAACGTATGAATACCTTTGCTTATATTGGTTCTATTAGAGATAAACCAATAGTCAGATGTGTTTATCAGGCTGATGTGAATGATAATAAATTTATTATTAAAGGTGTTGAAGAAGAAGGAATTCGTGTAAATCAGGAGGCCATCCAATTCTAA
- a CDS encoding RNA recognition motif domain-containing protein, translating into MSVRLYVGNLPQNLKIKELEALFSTIGKGIRFKAVLDRDTKACRGFGFANINDEKVAEEVIEKLNGHDFNGTNLRVERSERKESNASSGRRNNASGGSKGKGSARKDVKKVVHSDAPTKEAPDPRWAGELSKLKELLANQKTPV; encoded by the coding sequence ATGAGTGTTCGTCTTTACGTCGGTAATTTGCCGCAAAATTTAAAAATTAAAGAGTTAGAAGCACTCTTTTCTACTATTGGAAAGGGAATTCGGTTTAAAGCCGTTTTAGATAGAGATACTAAGGCATGTCGAGGGTTTGGGTTTGCCAATATTAATGACGAGAAAGTGGCTGAAGAAGTGATTGAAAAGCTAAATGGGCATGACTTTAATGGTACTAATTTGCGAGTTGAACGTTCCGAGCGGAAAGAATCTAATGCATCTTCAGGAAGACGGAATAATGCTTCTGGAGGCTCTAAGGGAAAGGGGTCTGCTCGCAAAGATGTTAAGAAAGTTGTACATAGTGATGCACCTACTAAAGAAGCCCCTGACCCAAGATGGGCTGGTGAACTATCTAAATTAAAGGAACTACTGGCTAATCAAAAAACACCTGTTTAA